A stretch of the Orcinus orca chromosome 1, mOrcOrc1.1, whole genome shotgun sequence genome encodes the following:
- the B3GALT6 gene encoding beta-1,3-galactosyltransferase 6 has product MKLLRRAWRHRTALGLSALALGGAALLYLARCRAPVDPAAPAPFGPARAAAFLAVLVASAPRAAERRSVVRSTWLAARRGGPGDVWARFAVGTGGLGADERRALEREQARHGDLLLLPALRDAYENLTAKVLAMLAWLDEHVAFEFVLKADDDSFARLDALLAELRARDPARRRRLYWGFFSGRGRVRPGGRWREAAWQLCDYYLPYALGGGYVLSADLVRYLRLSREYLRAWHSEDVSLGAWLAPVDVQREHDPRFDTEYKSRGCNNQYLVTHKQSLEDMLEKHRTLAREGRLCKREVQLRLSYVYDWSAPPSQCCQRKEGIP; this is encoded by the coding sequence ATGAAGCTGCTGCGGCGCGCGTGGCGGCACCGAACGGCGCTGGGCCTGAGCGCCCTGGCGCTGGGCGGCGCTGCGCTGCTCTACCTGGCGCGCTGCAGGGCGCCCGTCGACCCCGCCGCGCCCGCGCCCTTCGGCCCCGCGCGCGCCGCCGCTTTTCTGGCCGTACTGGTGGCTAGCGCGCCGCGGGCGGCCGAGCGGCGCAGCGTGGTCCGCAGCACATGGCTGGCGGCGCGGCGCGGCGGCCCCGGGGACGTGTGGGCGCGCTTCGCCGTGGGCACCGGCGGGTTGGGCGCCGACGAGCGGCGCGCCCTGGAGCGCGAACAGGCACGGCACGGCGACCTGCTGCTGCTGCCCGCGCTGCGTGATGCGTACGAGAACCTCACGGCCAAGGTGTTGGCCATGCTGGCCTGGCTGGACGAGCATGTGGCCTTCGAGTTCGTGCTCAAGGCAGACGACGACTCGTTCGCGCGTCTGGACGCGCTGCTGGCCGAGCTGCGCGCCCGCGACcccgcgcgccgccgccgcctctaCTGGGGCTTCTTCTCGGGCCGCGGCCGCGTCCGGCCCGGGGGCCGCTGGCGCGAGGCCGCCTGGCAGCTCTGCGACTACTACCTGCCCTACGCGCTGGGCGGCGGGTACGTGCTCTCGGCCGACCTCGTGCGCTACCTGCGCCTCAGCCGCGAGTACCTGCGCGCCTGGCACAGCGAGGACGTGTCGTTGGGCGCTTGGCTGGCGCCGGTGGACGTGCAGCGCGAGCACGACCCGCGCTTCGACACCGAGTACAAGTCCCGCGGCTGCAACAACCAGTACCTGGTGACGCACAAGCAGAGCCTGGAGGACATGCTAGAGAAGCACCGGACGCTGGCACGCGAGGGCCGCCTGTGCAAGCGGGAGGTGCAGCTGCGCCTGTCTTACGTCTACGACTGGTCGGCGCCACCCTCGCAGTGCTGCCAGAGGAAGGAGGGCATCCCCTGA